A stretch of the bacterium SCSIO 12827 genome encodes the following:
- a CDS encoding DUF2238 domain-containing protein, whose product MRPAGVREPAVLGLLWLVALGASAIGPADHLIWFMEVLPVMVALVLMAATQRGFPLTPLLYRLAFLHGLALILGGHYTYAHVPLGFWFQDIFDLARNPYDRIGHFFQGFVPAILAREILIRKGFMARGRMLFFVVVCICLAFSAFYELIEWWAAVLLGQGAMEFLGTQGDVWDSQWDMFMALIGAILAQLLLARRHDHEIANIR is encoded by the coding sequence ATGAGGCCCGCCGGGGTCCGCGAACCCGCCGTTCTCGGCCTGCTATGGCTGGTGGCGCTGGGGGCCTCCGCCATCGGCCCGGCGGACCACCTGATCTGGTTCATGGAAGTCCTGCCGGTGATGGTCGCCCTGGTCCTGATGGCGGCGACCCAGCGCGGCTTCCCCCTGACGCCACTGCTTTACCGCCTGGCCTTCCTGCACGGCCTGGCGCTGATCCTGGGCGGCCATTACACCTATGCTCATGTGCCGCTGGGGTTCTGGTTTCAGGATATCTTTGATTTGGCGCGTAATCCGTATGATCGCATCGGGCATTTCTTCCAGGGCTTCGTCCCCGCCATCCTGGCCAGGGAGATTTTGATCCGAAAAGGGTTCATGGCCCGGGGACGCATGTTGTTCTTTGTCGTCGTCTGCATCTGTCTGGCGTTCAGCGCGTTTTACGAGTTAATCGAATGGTGGGCGGCGGTGCTTCTGGGGCAGGGGGCGATGGAATTCCTGGGCACCCAGGGCGACGTGTGGGACAGCCAATGGGACATGTTCATGGCCTTGATCGGCGCGATCCTGGCGCAGCTCTTGCTGGCCCGGCGCCACGATCACGAGATCGCGAATATCAGATAA